In a single window of the Oenanthe melanoleuca isolate GR-GAL-2019-014 chromosome 28, OMel1.0, whole genome shotgun sequence genome:
- the TMPRSS9 gene encoding transmembrane protease serine 9, whose translation MDQIKPEQGTQRRRLGACCWKVTAATAVVGSTTALCLGILLACQSMGEASFEHTVELQGITFNRSLQMKNSDYYRVLTPALERLFLSSLQDSQLNWSCTGCTILGYRNGNSGVIVHFRLLFTPQDSQPLSSTLEEEALRHGLAAALHKQGFSLAAYGTISSASLEGPNKVSSHRPGLKSDCGNRPAMQTASRIVGGSEASRGEFPWQVSLRENNEHFCGAAILTEKWLVSAAHCFTEFQDPDMWAAYTGTTSLRGSDSSTVKMDISQIIPHPSYNADTADYDVAVLELKRPVTFTKYIQPVCLPDAGHHFPTSKKCLISGWGYLKEDFLVKPEFLQKATVELLDQNLCSSLYSHVLTDRMMCAGYLEGKVDSCQGDSGGPLVCQEPSGRFFLAGIVSWGIGCAEARRPGVYTRVTKLRDWILDAISAFPTSIAHTVPPVHFSTNNNMVNTEEVNTITGAAPTTSPAPAASRPVTAARPRECGGRPGFSKPSKIVGGTDASRGEIPWQVSLKENSRHFCGATIIGDRWLLSAAHCFNETVPEEIEAYVGTTSLNGTDENAVKVNVTRVIPHPLFNPMILDFDVAVLELARPLIFNKYIQPVCLPLAVQKFPVGKKCLISGWGDLQEGNDTKPEILQKASVGIIEENTCNFLYNFSLTDRMICAGFMEGMVDSCQGDSGGPLACEVTPGVFYLAGIVSWGFGCAQAMRPGVYSRITKFTNWILDTMSQLPSGGTSIPSSSVIPRTSITAIFIQPSTMAASPASRTTLGTKMSTTMSETSIALRTTETTKPTQTPVVPCTSLTFKCSSKVCIGKENPECDGVVDCSNGFDERNCDCGSTSALAFSKIVGGSSAARGEWPWQVSLWLRQKEHKCGAVLIADRWLLSAAHCFDIYSDPKMWVAFLGTPFMSGIDGKMEKIFRIYKHPFYNVYSLDYDVALLELSTPVTFSSTIRPVCLPDNSHIFHEGARCFITGWGSTKEGGLMSKHLQKAAVNIIADQACKKFYPVQISSRMLCAGFPQGTIDSCSGDAGGPLACKEPSGKWFLAGITSWGYGCARPYFPGVYTKVTAVQGWIVQNLKL comes from the exons ATGGACCAGATAAAGCCAGAGCAAGGCACGCAGAGAAGGAGACTGGgtgcctgctgctggaaggtgactgctgccactgctgtggtGGGCAGCACAACAGCCCTCTGCCTGGGGATCTTGCTGG CCTGCCAATCCATGGGAGAGGCCAGCTTTGAGCACACAGTAGAGCTGCAAGGAATCACATTCAACAGGAGCTTACAGATGAAGAACTCCGACTACTATAGGGTGCTGACACCTGCTCTTGAGAGGCTG tttctgtcCAGTCTCCAAGACTCCCAGTTGAACTGGAGTTGCACTGGTTGCACCATCCTGGGCTACAG GAATGGGAACTCCGGTGTGATCGTCCATTTCCGCCTCCTCTTCACCCCCCAGGACTCGCAGCCCCTGAGCTCTACCTTGGAGGAGGAAGCTCTGAGGCatgggctggcagctgccctgcacaAGCAGGGCTTCTCCCTGGCTGCCTACGGGACCATCTCCTCAGCTTCTCTTGAAG GTCCCAACAAGGTTTCTTCCCACAGACCTGGACTGAAATCAG ACTGTGGCAATCGCCCTGCCATGCAGACTGCCAGCAGGATAGTTGGAGGCTCAGAGGCGTCCAGGGGAGAGTTCCCGTGGCAAGTGAGTTTGCGAGAGAACAATGAGCACTTCTGTGGTGCTGCAATCCTCACTGAGAAGTGGCTGGTGTCTGCTGCTCACTGCTTTACGGA GTTTCAGGACCCAGACATGTGGGCAGCTTACACAGGGACCACCTCCCTCAGAggctctgacagcagcacagtgaaaaTGGACATTTCACAGATCATCCCACACCCCTCTTACAATGCTGACACAGCTGACTATGATGTGGCCGTGCTGGAGCTGAAGAGACCTGTGACCTTCACTAAGTACATCCAGCCCGTGTGCCTGCCAGATGCTGGCCATCACTTCCCCACCAGCAAGAAGTGCCTTATCTCTGGCTGGGGCTACCTCAAGGAGGATTTCT TGGTGAAACCTGAGTTCCTGCAGAAAGCAACAGTGGAGCTCCTAGACCAGAACCTATGTTCCAGTCTCTACAGCCATGTCCTCACAGACAGGATGATGTGTGCTGGCTACCTGGAGGGGAAAGTTGACTCTTGCCAG GGTGACTCTGGTGGGCCCCTGGTTTGCCAAGAACCATCTGGCAGGTTTTTCCTGGCGGGAATTGTGAGTTGGGGTATTGGATGTGCTGAAGCCAGGCGGCCTGGGGTTTACACACGTGTTACCAAACTCAGAGACTGGATCTTGGATGCTATTTCTGCCTTCCCTACCTCCATAGCCCATACTGTTCCTCCAGTACACTTCAGTACTAACAATAACATGGTCAACACTGAAGAGGTCAACACCATCACCGGAGCAGCCCCTACCACctcaccagccccagctgccagcaggccAGTGACTGCAGCAAGACCACGAG AGTGTGGAGGACGACCCGGGTTCTCTAAACCCAGCAAGATTGTGGGAGGAACAGATGCTTCCAGAGGAGAGATCCCTTGGCAAGTCAGTCTGAAAGAAAACTCAAGACATTTCTGTGGAGCCACCATCATTGGGGACCgctggctgctgtcagcagctcaCTGCTTCAATGA GACAGTGCCGGAAGAGATCGAAGCCTATGTGGGAACAACATCACTAAATGGAACAGATGAGAATGCAGTGAAAGTCAATGTAACAAGAGTAATCCCACATCCCCTCTTCAACCCCATGATTCTGGACTTTGATGTGGCTGTACTTGAACTGGCAAGACCTCTTATCTTCAACAAATACATACAACCTGTGTGCCTCCCACTTGCTGTGCAGAAGTTTCCTGTTGGGAAGAAATGTCTCATTTCTGGATGGGGTGACCTCCAGGAAGGGAATG ACACCAAGCCTGAGATCCTCCAGAAAGCATCTGTGGGCATCATAGAAGAGAACACCTGCAACTTTCTCTACAATTTCTCCCTCACTGATCGAATGATCTGTGCTGGCTTCATGGAAGGGATGGTAGACTCATGCCAG GGAGATTCAGGTGGACCCTTGGCCTGTGAGGTTACCCCGGGCGTGTTTTACCTTGCTGGCATCGTGAGCTGGGGATTTGGTTGTGCCCAGGCTATGAGACCTGGTGTATACTCCAGAATTACCAAATTCACAAACTGGATCCTGGACACCATGTCCCAGTTGCCCAGTGGTGGCACAAGCATCCCTTCCAGTTCGGTCATCCCTAGAACTTCTATCACAGCCATTTTTATCCAGCCCAGCACAATGGCTGCAAGTCCAGCCAGCAGAACCACCCTGGGGACAAAGATGAGCACAACCATGAGTGAAACCTCCATAGCTCTGAGAACAACTGAGACTACCAAGCCTACCCAAACCCCAG TGGTGCCTTGTACCAGCCTCACCTTCAAGTGTTCCAGCAAGGTGTgtattggaaaagaaaatcctgaatGCGATGGTGTTGTGGACTGCAGCAACGGCTTTGACGAGCGCAACTGTG ACTGTGGCTCAACAAGTGCTCTGGCCTTCAGCAAGATTGTgggtggcagcagtgcagctcgAGGAGAATGGCCCTGGCAAGTCAGTCTCTGGCTTCGACAGAAGGAGCACAAGTGTGGGGCTGTCCTCATTGCTGACCGGtggctgctttctgcagctcacTGCTTTGACAT TTACAGTGATCCCAAAATGTGGGTGGCCTTTCTAGGAACACCCTTCATGAGTGGCATCGATGGCAAAATGGAGAAGATATTCCGTATCTACAAACACCCTTTTTACAACGTCTACAGCCTAGACTATGATGTGGCACTACTGGAACTAAGCACACCTGTCACGTTCAGCAGCACCATCAGACCTGTATGTCTCCCTGACAATTCTCACATCTTCCATGAAGGGGCCAGATGCTTCATCACAGGCTGGGGCTCCACAAAGGAAGGAG